A region of Cloacibacillus sp. DNA encodes the following proteins:
- a CDS encoding PAS domain-containing protein codes for MESSLENIMTSQDNAACEAGLLKTSEEKAVYPKERQKTSVQERQPPNMEFSGAALFEWDLPSRSFECSSSFYKYVMSMIAPDALLQGVCPVEMIHPEDIQKLQRFFDKATHGEPKAEAALRLRMRDGSCRCSRLVGLFTRDEAGRLTRVTGAITDVDDETEKAIMLESLLDALPGGIAIINSGPDPHISFFSEGFVKLADWPRDELEELNKNGVLFKTFMLEEDYESFFLELQEASATGRAINCTYRYRYKSGEIGWMHVAATKIREIGAAPVYYAIFTKPTEETLLYKTMVDDSVTAIMVAEKISGVILFVNKAWLALEKLPADERPVGRTLASLVPREDIFLSQEELASLSEDSFTTFHAARADGTFLNIHAKSIIWNGTPSYILYISDETAERTHRERLQNLLDKVPGGVGIFELYKETISLKYLNDGYYRILNAERGARRGYAGTNVLGAVHPEDRGLVIRQVINLNAGAATFDTSVRLVSGDGEYIWMRIVGVAVEKIEERLIIYCTFSNIDNLMRLQNDLQYHRTLFSAAMEAANVGVWELDGDRLCIVRSELAKSGRSVNTIVRNVPESLITTGYIHPDSAESARKLYTDVQAGKCCEAELQIRESFSEPYRWKQMICTPLFDAGGKIFKTIGTTIDITAQKEREKKYQDQLNLRKALARNSIAMAAINLSRDTVEECIWRSSDINSFNGTAAELMEQIYTYIPKGCGLEEYRAAFNSRSMRCAYHRGDFHGAVRHQLKNYSGWIESSYDLVSNPYTGEIEAFCIARDVTEAIRAEQVVNTLVNTDYDVIYTLDAETGRSVTFMRNERSEVLGCCAECTDNVVDYLEKYCVEQDKQRIINENRMEYIKERLAELDIHISVFSIIEKGMVCHKRAMYCYLDGDSDTILCAVQDYTESHQQEERQKRRLEAALSEAKRADAAKTEFLSNMSHEIRTPINAIIGLTTLADSDLFSDANTVRSYLKQIGQSSAYLLGIINDILDMSRIERDKFELKYEWAAPQEIYDSCVEMIAPQMKEKGIIFTYPSTLELPKEVEVYADVLRSKQMLMNLLNNALKFTKPGGTITLDVRHTNVGESNGIDYITVTDTGCGMSEDFLKRIFEPFAQERNNLTGYVQGTGLGLALSQKIAAAMGGAISVDSKLGKGSSFTITYPYRYRTGKSCSARTAAEVYDEEALKGAYVLLVEDHPLNAAIASKLLERKGVRIDRAENGRDALEKFASSVPGSYDAVLMDIRMPVMGGIDAARALRKQSRSDAAQIPVIAMTANAFEEDVRCTRAAGMNAHLSKPIEPDKLYSTLSKYIIEYRGRQKSK; via the coding sequence GTGGAAAGTAGTTTAGAAAATATTATGACGTCACAGGATAATGCTGCGTGCGAAGCTGGCCTGCTAAAGACGAGCGAAGAAAAGGCGGTTTATCCAAAAGAAAGGCAAAAGACTTCCGTCCAGGAGCGTCAGCCGCCGAATATGGAGTTTTCCGGAGCCGCGCTTTTTGAATGGGATCTGCCCTCACGTTCTTTTGAATGTTCTTCTTCTTTTTATAAGTATGTAATGAGCATGATAGCGCCGGACGCGCTGCTGCAAGGCGTATGTCCGGTGGAAATGATACATCCTGAGGATATCCAAAAACTTCAAAGATTTTTTGATAAAGCAACTCACGGCGAACCAAAGGCGGAGGCGGCGCTGCGTCTTAGGATGCGGGACGGAAGCTGCAGATGCAGCCGCCTTGTTGGACTTTTTACAAGGGACGAAGCGGGCAGGCTGACCCGCGTAACGGGCGCTATAACTGACGTGGACGACGAAACGGAAAAGGCGATAATGCTCGAGAGCCTGCTTGACGCGCTGCCCGGCGGAATAGCCATAATCAACTCCGGGCCCGACCCTCACATATCCTTTTTTAGTGAAGGCTTTGTAAAACTGGCCGACTGGCCCAGAGACGAACTGGAAGAGTTAAACAAAAACGGAGTGCTGTTTAAAACATTCATGCTTGAAGAGGACTATGAAAGCTTTTTCTTAGAGCTGCAAGAGGCCTCCGCGACCGGGCGGGCTATCAACTGCACCTACCGGTACAGGTATAAGAGCGGCGAAATCGGCTGGATGCATGTAGCCGCTACTAAAATTCGCGAGATAGGCGCAGCTCCAGTCTATTACGCCATTTTTACTAAGCCGACCGAGGAGACGCTGCTTTATAAGACTATGGTCGACGATTCTGTCACAGCAATCATGGTTGCCGAGAAAATAAGCGGCGTAATACTGTTTGTGAACAAAGCGTGGCTTGCCCTTGAAAAACTTCCTGCGGACGAACGGCCCGTGGGTCGAACGCTTGCAAGTCTTGTGCCGAGGGAAGACATTTTTTTATCGCAGGAGGAGCTCGCTTCTCTTTCAGAAGATTCTTTTACAACGTTTCACGCGGCACGCGCCGACGGCACTTTTTTAAATATACATGCGAAGTCGATAATTTGGAACGGCACGCCCTCATACATACTTTACATCTCCGACGAGACGGCCGAACGGACCCATCGTGAACGGCTGCAAAACTTGCTGGACAAAGTTCCAGGCGGAGTCGGCATTTTCGAATTATACAAAGAGACCATTTCATTGAAATACCTCAACGACGGATATTACAGGATACTGAACGCAGAGCGGGGTGCGCGGCGCGGATATGCCGGAACCAATGTGCTTGGCGCAGTCCACCCTGAAGACAGGGGCCTGGTGATAAGACAGGTCATAAACCTAAACGCCGGAGCCGCCACATTTGACACATCGGTGCGCCTAGTAAGCGGCGACGGAGAGTATATATGGATGAGGATCGTAGGAGTTGCAGTCGAGAAAATAGAGGAACGCCTCATTATCTACTGCACCTTCTCCAACATCGACAACCTTATGAGGCTTCAAAACGACCTGCAGTACCACAGGACGCTCTTCAGCGCCGCAATGGAGGCGGCAAATGTTGGCGTATGGGAGCTGGACGGCGACAGGCTGTGCATCGTGCGCAGTGAACTTGCAAAAAGCGGGCGCAGCGTAAATACGATTGTCCGCAACGTTCCGGAATCCCTCATCACGACCGGCTATATACATCCCGACAGCGCGGAATCGGCCAGAAAACTTTACACGGACGTTCAAGCCGGCAAATGCTGCGAAGCCGAACTTCAAATCAGAGAGAGCTTCAGCGAACCGTACAGGTGGAAACAAATGATATGCACTCCGCTCTTTGACGCCGGCGGAAAAATCTTCAAAACCATCGGCACAACGATAGACATCACCGCACAGAAAGAACGTGAGAAAAAATATCAAGACCAGCTCAACCTGAGAAAAGCGCTGGCGCGAAACTCAATAGCGATGGCCGCAATAAATCTTTCACGCGACACGGTTGAAGAGTGTATCTGGCGCAGTTCTGATATAAATTCTTTTAACGGCACGGCCGCCGAACTGATGGAACAAATCTACACCTACATCCCAAAAGGATGCGGGCTTGAGGAATATCGGGCGGCATTTAACAGCCGCTCGATGCGGTGCGCCTACCACCGTGGCGATTTCCACGGGGCGGTGCGCCACCAACTAAAAAATTACAGCGGGTGGATAGAAAGCAGCTACGACCTCGTAAGCAACCCATACACAGGAGAGATCGAAGCCTTCTGCATAGCGCGCGACGTCACAGAAGCCATTCGCGCGGAACAGGTTGTCAACACGCTTGTAAACACCGACTATGACGTCATCTATACGCTGGACGCGGAAACTGGACGTTCCGTCACCTTCATGCGCAATGAACGCAGCGAGGTCCTTGGATGCTGTGCGGAGTGCACGGACAACGTCGTCGACTACCTTGAAAAATACTGCGTAGAGCAAGATAAACAGAGGATCATCAACGAAAACCGGATGGAATACATAAAAGAACGCCTCGCAGAACTTGATATACACATCAGCGTCTTTTCAATCATAGAAAAGGGCATGGTCTGCCATAAGCGCGCCATGTACTGCTACCTGGACGGCGACAGCGACACTATACTGTGCGCGGTGCAGGACTACACGGAATCACACCAACAGGAAGAACGCCAAAAACGCCGACTTGAGGCGGCTCTTTCCGAGGCAAAGCGCGCTGACGCGGCAAAGACGGAATTTCTGTCAAACATGAGCCATGAGATACGCACTCCGATAAACGCGATAATCGGGCTCACGACGCTTGCGGACAGCGATCTTTTCAGCGACGCAAACACAGTCCGCTCATATCTGAAACAGATAGGGCAATCAAGCGCATACCTGCTTGGAATAATAAACGACATACTCGACATGAGCAGGATTGAACGCGATAAATTTGAACTGAAATACGAATGGGCTGCGCCGCAGGAGATATATGATTCGTGCGTTGAGATGATAGCGCCGCAGATGAAAGAAAAAGGGATAATATTCACCTATCCATCCACGCTTGAACTGCCCAAAGAAGTTGAGGTCTACGCAGACGTGCTCCGTTCCAAACAAATGCTGATGAACCTGCTCAACAACGCGCTGAAATTTACCAAGCCGGGCGGCACAATAACACTGGACGTTCGGCACACGAACGTCGGCGAGAGTAACGGCATCGACTATATAACCGTCACAGATACGGGCTGCGGCATGTCCGAAGATTTTTTAAAACGAATCTTTGAACCGTTCGCGCAGGAGAGAAACAACCTCACCGGATACGTGCAGGGTACAGGACTCGGCCTTGCGCTTTCACAGAAAATAGCGGCCGCCATGGGCGGCGCCATATCGGTGGACAGCAAACTTGGAAAGGGCTCCTCGTTTACAATAACCTACCCGTACAGATACCGGACGGGCAAGAGTTGCTCCGCGCGCACAGCAGCCGAGGTATATGACGAAGAGGCGCTCAAGGGCGCATACGTGCTGCTTGTGGAGGATCACCCGCTCAATGCGGCGATTGCCTCAAAACTGCTTGAAAGAAAGGGCGTCCGCATAGACCGCGCTGAAAACGGGCGCGACGCTCTGGAAAAATTCGCCTCCTCCGTGCCAGGAAGCTACGACGCGGTGCTGATGGACATACGGATGCCCGTAATGGGCGGCATCGACGCTGCGCGCGCACTGCGGAAACAGAGCAGGTCCGACGCGGCCCAGATACCGGTCATTGCAATGACGGCGAACGCCTTTGAAGAGGACGTGCGGTGTACAAGGGCGGCCGGAATGAACGCACACCTCTCCAAACCCATAGAGCCGGATAAACTTTATTCCACGCTTTCTAAATACATCATAGAATACAGGGGCCGGCAAAAAAGCAAGTAA
- a CDS encoding glucosaminidase domain-containing protein, with the protein MLLIFRTSPSCAFSSVDFYKEASAYKSVNAFAAAIHCAHETGDWRSRLWTECYNGAGIKTNAAWRMLGMPSVRYLSAEDVNGRDVKKVSSFRKYPTIKSFLKDYARKIREDYPVACKYNNNVWGYICGLHQGKYGKWATDHRYFEKLASKTVQLAPDIYGAQWRTKLTRQFEVAKGFGILEPWQIKAISERLGD; encoded by the coding sequence ATGCTCCTTATCTTTCGAACGTCACCTTCCTGTGCCTTTTCTTCTGTTGATTTTTATAAAGAAGCCTCAGCATATAAAAGCGTCAACGCCTTTGCCGCCGCCATCCACTGCGCTCATGAGACTGGAGACTGGAGAAGCCGGCTCTGGACGGAATGTTATAACGGCGCTGGCATCAAGACCAACGCCGCGTGGCGGATGCTGGGGATGCCCTCCGTGCGTTATTTGAGCGCAGAGGATGTAAACGGCCGTGACGTTAAAAAGGTCTCTTCTTTTCGTAAGTACCCCACGATAAAATCATTTTTGAAAGATTACGCGCGAAAGATACGTGAGGACTATCCGGTCGCCTGTAAGTATAATAACAACGTATGGGGCTATATCTGCGGGCTGCACCAAGGCAAATATGGAAAATGGGCGACGGACCACAGATATTTTGAAAAACTGGCCTCAAAGACTGTACAATTAGCGCCGGATATTTACGGCGCGCAGTGGCGAACGAAGCTAACGCGGCAGTTTGAGGTGGCGAAGGGCTTTGGGATCCTTGAACCGTGGCAGATAAAAGCTATCAGCGAGAGGCTTGGTGATTGA
- a CDS encoding MgtC/SapB family protein, protein MLYINASELLCRMLFSALIGAVFGTERMHRNKPIGARTHILVSVAACSIALISAYGFVEVSSAYPPNMSVRTDPARLMVGMLTGIGFIGAGIIYKSPHGDIKGITTAAEIYLMAVLGIGAGLGLYELTGIAAVIAYVTLICSEARIIMFREKINRYTFGQFKKIFHRRTHRTNDTPEDSKEDERS, encoded by the coding sequence ATGCTGTATATAAACGCGAGCGAACTGCTGTGCAGGATGCTTTTTTCAGCGCTGATCGGCGCCGTCTTTGGAACGGAAAGAATGCACCGCAATAAACCTATCGGCGCGCGCACTCATATTTTGGTCTCGGTAGCGGCTTGCAGCATAGCGCTCATTTCAGCGTACGGTTTTGTGGAGGTATCGTCCGCCTATCCGCCGAATATGAGCGTGAGGACGGACCCGGCGCGCCTTATGGTTGGAATGCTGACAGGCATCGGCTTTATCGGCGCTGGCATCATCTACAAGAGCCCGCACGGAGACATCAAGGGCATCACGACAGCGGCTGAGATCTATCTTATGGCTGTGCTCGGAATTGGCGCTGGGCTGGGCCTGTATGAGCTTACCGGCATCGCCGCCGTTATCGCCTATGTGACGCTGATTTGTTCCGAAGCGCGCATAATAATGTTCCGTGAAAAAATAAACCGTTACACCTTTGGCCAGTTTAAAAAAATATTTCACCGCAGGACGCACAGGACGAATGACACGCCAGAGGACAGCAAAGAGGATGAAAGATCATAA
- the acpS gene encoding holo-ACP synthase encodes MVLGIGVDLCDITRMKKAAAQKGFKEKVFSAAEIEYAEKFADSASHYAAAFAAKEALAKAGGWGIGNMGLDSCSVVRTERGPKFEFSESFSNRLAEFGASCVHLSISHEAGMAVAMVVLEG; translated from the coding sequence ATGGTTTTGGGCATAGGCGTCGATCTGTGCGATATTACGAGGATGAAGAAGGCCGCGGCGCAGAAAGGCTTTAAAGAGAAGGTCTTTTCTGCCGCTGAAATAGAGTATGCGGAAAAATTCGCGGACTCCGCCTCCCATTACGCCGCGGCGTTTGCGGCAAAAGAGGCGCTTGCCAAGGCCGGCGGCTGGGGCATAGGCAATATGGGGCTTGATTCCTGTTCCGTCGTCAGAACGGAACGCGGCCCGAAATTTGAATTCAGCGAATCTTTCAGCAATAGGCTTGCCGAGTTTGGCGCCTCCTGTGTCCACCTGAGCATCTCGCATGAGGCCGGCATGGCCGTTGCTATGGTCGTTCTGGAGGGATAG
- a CDS encoding response regulator codes for MISLEGKRVLLCEDHTLNASITIKVLEHAGASVVRASNGREGLKLFSESGVGGFDAILMDISMPVMNGLETAEAIRALPREDAVKIPIIAMTAKYNEDDREESLASGMDTHLTKPVDPKELYNVMERLIEKK; via the coding sequence ATGATTTCACTGGAGGGTAAACGTGTTTTGTTGTGTGAAGATCACACGCTCAACGCCTCAATCACAATAAAGGTCTTGGAACACGCTGGAGCCTCTGTGGTGCGGGCCAGCAACGGCCGCGAAGGCCTTAAGCTCTTTTCGGAGAGCGGAGTAGGCGGTTTTGACGCAATTTTAATGGATATCAGTATGCCTGTGATGAACGGTCTTGAGACCGCGGAGGCCATTCGCGCGCTGCCGCGCGAGGACGCCGTGAAGATCCCCATCATTGCTATGACCGCGAAGTACAACGAAGACGACAGGGAAGAATCGCTCGCCTCCGGAATGGACACCCACCTTACAAAGCCGGTGGACCCTAAGGAACTTTATAACGTCATGGAGCGGCTCATCGAAAAAAAATAA